Proteins from a genomic interval of Salinarchaeum sp. Harcht-Bsk1:
- a CDS encoding mechanosensitive ion channel family protein, producing the protein MTTALLAAGVLQLADRLADIGPELIDEYWPLVKRLGWFLGVALLVTVPGWYLLVPSVSRIVRHRNRNNPTLEQAIARHLRLIVVVFGIAVGAAVAGFTGFLTDSAIVIAAATLALGVAAQSVVGSFVSGTVLVADPEFNVGDYVKWADGEGTIRSITLRVTRVQTPDGELVTIPNDVLTKQEITRPFGHGHFQVVQYVSLSYDDDLEAALAGLETAAEGLEQSLDAPSPQVYVDEFGGDAIVARVHYWIDEPDRREVFAARSTFARSAKQRLEAAGLTIAPAAKRNLQGAIEVADAA; encoded by the coding sequence ATGACGACCGCGCTCCTCGCCGCCGGCGTGCTCCAGCTCGCGGATCGCCTCGCGGACATCGGTCCCGAACTGATCGACGAGTACTGGCCGCTCGTGAAGCGGCTAGGCTGGTTCCTCGGCGTTGCACTGCTCGTCACAGTTCCGGGCTGGTACCTGCTCGTGCCGTCGGTCTCCCGGATCGTCCGCCACCGCAATCGCAACAACCCGACGCTCGAGCAGGCCATCGCTCGTCACCTCAGATTGATCGTGGTCGTCTTCGGCATCGCCGTCGGTGCCGCGGTCGCCGGCTTCACTGGCTTTCTCACCGACTCTGCGATCGTGATCGCCGCGGCGACGCTTGCGCTCGGCGTCGCGGCCCAGTCCGTGGTCGGCTCCTTCGTCAGCGGGACGGTGCTCGTCGCCGACCCGGAATTCAACGTCGGCGACTACGTCAAGTGGGCGGACGGCGAGGGGACGATTCGCTCGATCACCCTCCGCGTGACCCGGGTGCAGACGCCGGACGGCGAACTCGTGACGATCCCGAACGACGTGCTGACCAAACAGGAGATCACCCGGCCCTTCGGGCACGGCCACTTCCAGGTCGTCCAGTACGTCAGTCTCTCCTACGACGACGATCTGGAGGCAGCGCTCGCCGGACTCGAGACGGCTGCGGAAGGGCTCGAACAGAGTCTCGACGCACCCAGCCCGCAGGTCTACGTGGACGAGTTCGGTGGCGACGCCATCGTCGCGCGGGTGCACTACTGGATCGACGAGCCGGATCGCCGCGAGGTGTTCGCCGCCCGGTCGACCTTCGCCCGCTCGGCGAAGCAGCGGCTGGAGGCCGCCGGACTCACGATCGCACCGGCAGCCAAGCGGAACCTCCAGGGCGCCATCGAGGTCGCGGACGCGGCCTGA
- a CDS encoding PUA domain-containing protein has translation MHDEPPTPTELDRIRRVANFQFGHGGAAALFPEVGPRGTEAVGDVTITRTASGRVEQCFDDGDRLFTKETNGRFVLSVEGGRRIVEGLDAPRHRVEVGEESVEFVRDGRNAFAKFVRSVDPDLRPGDEAVVVYDGDVLGVGRAELSPDAMADFDTGVAVFVRHGAGD, from the coding sequence ATGCACGACGAGCCGCCGACGCCGACCGAACTCGACCGCATCCGCCGGGTGGCGAACTTCCAGTTCGGTCACGGGGGTGCGGCGGCCCTGTTCCCCGAGGTCGGCCCCCGCGGCACCGAAGCCGTCGGCGACGTCACGATCACGCGCACCGCCTCTGGCCGCGTCGAGCAGTGCTTCGACGACGGCGACCGGCTCTTCACCAAGGAGACCAACGGCCGGTTCGTCCTCTCCGTCGAGGGCGGCCGCCGGATCGTCGAGGGGCTGGACGCCCCCCGCCACCGCGTGGAGGTTGGCGAGGAGAGCGTCGAGTTCGTCAGGGACGGCCGCAACGCGTTCGCGAAGTTCGTCCGGTCGGTCGATCCTGACCTCCGACCCGGCGACGAAGCGGTCGTCGTGTACGACGGCGACGTGCTCGGGGTCGGGCGTGCCGAACTCTCCCCCGACGCGATGGCGGACTTCGACACGGGCGTCGCGGTGTTCGTTCGACACGGCGCCGGCGACTGA
- a CDS encoding long-chain fatty acid--CoA ligase, translated as MNWREAESTYEGPGVGESTIPELFEETAERNAHRPAQRYKGGVYDRTITETVLPAASPGEFRSISYDEMRDIVHHLAAGFRDLGVDAGKRVAIFAHTRMEWAQSDFGVLAAGGVVTTVYPESSEGKVSYLLSDPDATGVVLEGDEHLEHVLAVQDDLDLEFVVQMDRPGSGNASDDFDAAAVHDERDDVLTLAEVHDRGAELYHPEEYEEWVAERDLDDLCSLIYTSGTTGKPKGVQLTHWNFRSNVNQVLSRYGDRPDKDVPALDAETRTVSYLPLAHVFERLAGHFVIFAAGGSVAYAESPDTLQEDFGLVQPTSATSVPRVYEKIYDAIREQAASSERREQIFEWAVDVGQQYHEADSPGVVLRAKRAIADRLVFSKVRDALGGEIDFLLSGGGSLSAELCSLYHGMGLPILEGYGLTETAPVITVNPPEEPKVGTIGPPVIDEDVWVDESMVPEGQFPEDEGTVGELLVRGPNVTDGYWNKPEETEEAFLDELPEGATEGPGQDWNQSGKWFRTGDIVHQRPDGYVEFRERAKQLLVLSTGKNVAPGPIEDGFAASEVVEQCMVVGDGRKFVGALIVPNFEAVRSWADSEGIELPEDDGAVAAHPAVRERIQEEVDRVNEPFEEYETIKRFAIATEEFTEENDLLTPTMKKKRRTILSRYEESVESLYEDE; from the coding sequence ATGAACTGGCGGGAGGCCGAAAGCACGTACGAGGGACCGGGCGTTGGCGAGTCGACGATTCCGGAGCTGTTCGAAGAGACCGCCGAGCGGAACGCGCATCGTCCAGCCCAGCGCTACAAGGGCGGCGTGTACGACCGGACGATCACCGAAACCGTGCTGCCGGCGGCATCACCGGGCGAGTTCCGGTCGATCTCCTACGACGAGATGCGGGACATCGTCCACCACCTCGCTGCTGGCTTTCGCGACCTGGGGGTCGACGCCGGCAAGCGGGTCGCGATCTTCGCCCACACGCGGATGGAGTGGGCCCAGAGCGACTTCGGCGTGCTCGCAGCGGGCGGCGTCGTCACCACGGTGTATCCGGAGTCCTCCGAGGGGAAGGTCTCCTACCTCCTCTCCGATCCAGACGCGACCGGCGTCGTGCTCGAGGGCGACGAGCACCTCGAACACGTGCTCGCCGTCCAAGACGACCTCGATCTCGAATTCGTCGTGCAGATGGACCGGCCCGGGAGCGGCAACGCGAGCGACGACTTCGACGCTGCGGCGGTCCACGACGAGCGCGACGACGTCCTCACGCTGGCCGAGGTCCACGACCGCGGCGCAGAGCTGTACCACCCGGAGGAGTACGAGGAGTGGGTCGCCGAGCGCGACCTCGACGACCTCTGCAGTCTCATCTACACCTCGGGGACGACCGGCAAGCCGAAGGGCGTCCAACTGACCCACTGGAACTTCCGCTCGAACGTCAACCAGGTCCTCAGCCGCTACGGCGATCGGCCCGACAAGGACGTCCCCGCGCTCGACGCCGAGACGAGGACCGTCTCGTACCTCCCGCTGGCCCACGTCTTCGAGCGACTCGCTGGCCACTTCGTCATCTTCGCTGCCGGCGGCAGCGTGGCCTACGCCGAGAGCCCCGACACGCTCCAGGAGGACTTCGGCCTCGTGCAGCCGACCAGCGCGACGAGCGTCCCGCGCGTGTACGAGAAGATCTACGACGCGATCCGGGAGCAGGCCGCGAGCTCCGAGCGCAGGGAGCAGATCTTCGAGTGGGCCGTCGACGTCGGCCAGCAGTACCACGAGGCCGACTCGCCGGGCGTCGTGCTCCGCGCGAAGCGAGCGATCGCAGATCGACTGGTGTTCTCCAAGGTTCGCGACGCGCTCGGCGGGGAGATCGACTTCCTGTTGAGCGGGGGCGGGAGTCTCTCCGCCGAACTCTGCTCGCTCTATCACGGGATGGGGCTGCCGATCCTCGAGGGCTACGGCCTCACTGAAACCGCACCGGTGATCACGGTCAACCCGCCCGAGGAACCGAAAGTCGGCACGATCGGGCCGCCCGTCATCGACGAGGACGTCTGGGTGGACGAGTCGATGGTCCCCGAGGGCCAGTTCCCGGAGGACGAGGGCACCGTCGGCGAGTTGCTCGTCCGCGGCCCGAACGTCACGGACGGCTACTGGAACAAGCCCGAGGAGACCGAGGAAGCGTTCCTCGACGAGTTGCCCGAGGGTGCCACCGAGGGGCCGGGCCAGGACTGGAACCAGTCCGGCAAGTGGTTCCGGACCGGGGACATCGTCCACCAGCGACCGGACGGGTACGTCGAGTTCCGAGAGCGCGCCAAACAGCTCCTCGTGCTCTCGACGGGGAAGAACGTCGCGCCGGGGCCGATCGAGGACGGGTTCGCGGCCAGCGAGGTCGTGGAACAGTGCATGGTCGTCGGCGACGGACGGAAGTTCGTCGGCGCGTTGATCGTCCCGAACTTCGAGGCCGTCCGTAGCTGGGCGGACTCCGAGGGGATCGAACTGCCGGAGGACGACGGAGCAGTCGCAGCCCATCCGGCCGTTCGTGAACGGATTCAGGAGGAGGTCGACCGCGTCAACGAGCCCTTCGAGGAGTACGAGACGATCAAGCGGTTCGCGATCGCAACCGAGGAGTTCACCGAGGAGAACGACCTGCTCACGCCGACGATGAAGAAGAAGCGCCGGACGATCCTCTCACGGTACGAGGAGTCGGTCGAATCGCTCTACGAGGACGAGTAG
- a CDS encoding PKD domain-containing protein, producing MNESRRSILRKASALSALAVGASATASAADCSSVSDWQNDVSYSSGDQVQHPDTDGIECLWEAALNSLNAEPSRSSAYWDYVGDCDGSGGGSNSAPTASFTTSISNPAPGEDVSFDGSGSSDSDGSISSYSWDFGDGSSGSGQSVTHSYSSTGDYTVTLTVTDDDGATDSASQTVSVTSSSNSAPSASFTVSPSSPTTGESTTFDAADSSDSDGSISSYSWEFGDGSSGSGQSVTHSYSSTGDYTVTLTVTDDDGATDSNATTVTVQSDSGGGGVDCSGVSEWQSDVAYSGGDQVTYEGDLFTAEWWTKNDPPDDSKNVWTLEGSCSSSGGGNSDPVASFTSSPSSPDPGEQVAFDASGSSDPDGDSLSYSWDFGDGSSGSGQTTGHTYSSEGDYTVTLTVSDGNGGSSTDSTTLSVASGGSTGGNRIVGYWMQWAQYDRDYVPADIPKDQVTHLQYAFMRPESDGTISGLGDSSAQKYLFPQSWHDVTSFGDIASNTDVTCLISIGGWSDSENFSDVALEESSRQKFADECVRIVREAGVDGVDIDWEYPGGGGHPDNTVRDGDQERFTLLVQAVRDALDAAGAEDGKDYKLTAAMVSGGSKAEGLEHGTLSGLFDFVSIMTFDMRGGFSDYTGHASPIFQNPNDPSSKASTYNVSSGVSWYVDKGWDPGQLNIATPFYGRSFSSVEAPSGDLGNGTDDGLFQNFSGTGGGSFPPDTESSGIYDYWDLSTVGTARSTSQVDLSSSDWTTSYDDTAKATWSYNQTDSLMISHPTPDSVQQRASWLANSDYGGTMIWALSHDTVEHHLLGELSNGLL from the coding sequence ATGAACGAATCACGACGCAGCATACTACGCAAGGCATCGGCTCTGTCGGCGCTCGCGGTCGGCGCGAGCGCGACAGCATCGGCGGCGGACTGTAGTTCAGTATCGGACTGGCAAAACGACGTCTCCTACTCGAGCGGCGATCAGGTCCAGCACCCAGACACCGACGGTATCGAGTGTCTCTGGGAGGCGGCGCTCAACTCGCTGAACGCCGAACCGTCCCGTTCGAGCGCGTACTGGGACTACGTCGGCGACTGCGACGGCAGCGGTGGCGGCAGCAACTCGGCACCGACCGCGTCGTTCACCACGAGCATCTCGAATCCGGCACCCGGCGAGGACGTCAGCTTCGACGGCAGCGGGTCGTCGGACTCCGACGGTTCGATCTCGTCGTACAGCTGGGACTTCGGCGACGGCTCGAGTGGCTCCGGCCAGTCGGTGACGCACAGCTACTCGTCGACGGGCGACTACACGGTGACGCTCACCGTCACGGACGACGACGGCGCGACCGACTCGGCGTCCCAGACCGTCTCGGTCACGAGCAGTTCGAACTCGGCACCGAGCGCGTCGTTCACGGTGTCGCCGTCCTCGCCGACGACCGGCGAGTCGACGACGTTCGACGCGGCGGACTCCTCGGACTCGGACGGCTCGATTTCGTCCTACAGCTGGGAGTTTGGCGACGGCTCCTCCGGCAGCGGGCAGTCCGTCACGCACTCCTACAGCTCCACGGGCGACTACACGGTCACGCTGACGGTCACGGACGACGACGGCGCGACGGACTCGAACGCCACGACGGTGACCGTCCAGTCCGACAGTGGTGGAGGCGGCGTGGACTGCTCCGGCGTCTCCGAGTGGCAGTCCGACGTTGCGTACTCCGGCGGCGACCAGGTCACCTACGAGGGGGACCTGTTCACGGCGGAGTGGTGGACGAAGAACGACCCGCCGGACGACTCCAAAAACGTCTGGACGCTCGAGGGCTCCTGTAGCTCGAGTGGGGGCGGCAACTCCGACCCAGTCGCCTCCTTCACGAGCAGCCCGAGCTCACCGGATCCCGGAGAGCAGGTCGCCTTCGACGCGAGCGGCTCCAGCGACCCCGACGGAGACTCGCTGTCCTACAGCTGGGACTTCGGTGACGGTTCGAGTGGCTCGGGCCAGACCACTGGTCACACCTACTCCAGCGAGGGCGACTACACGGTCACGCTCACCGTCAGCGACGGCAACGGGGGCTCGTCCACCGACTCGACGACGCTCTCGGTCGCTAGCGGGGGCTCAACCGGTGGCAACCGCATCGTCGGTTACTGGATGCAGTGGGCGCAGTACGACCGCGACTACGTGCCCGCCGACATCCCGAAGGACCAGGTCACGCACCTGCAGTACGCGTTCATGCGCCCCGAGTCCGACGGCACGATCTCCGGGCTCGGCGACTCGAGCGCACAGAAGTACCTGTTCCCGCAGTCCTGGCACGACGTCACGAGCTTCGGCGACATCGCCTCGAACACCGACGTCACCTGCCTGATCTCGATCGGTGGCTGGAGCGACTCCGAGAACTTCTCCGACGTCGCCCTCGAGGAGTCGAGCCGACAGAAGTTCGCCGACGAGTGCGTGCGGATCGTCCGCGAGGCGGGCGTCGACGGCGTCGACATCGACTGGGAGTACCCAGGCGGTGGCGGCCACCCCGACAACACCGTTCGCGACGGCGACCAGGAACGCTTCACGCTACTGGTCCAGGCGGTTCGTGACGCCCTCGACGCCGCGGGCGCCGAGGACGGCAAGGACTACAAGCTGACCGCGGCGATGGTCTCCGGTGGATCGAAGGCCGAAGGGCTCGAGCACGGCACCCTCTCGGGCCTGTTCGACTTCGTCTCGATCATGACCTTCGACATGCGCGGTGGCTTCAGCGACTACACCGGCCACGCGTCGCCGATCTTCCAGAACCCGAACGATCCCTCGAGCAAGGCGTCGACCTACAACGTCTCCTCGGGCGTGTCCTGGTACGTCGACAAGGGCTGGGACCCCGGCCAGCTGAACATCGCGACGCCGTTCTACGGCCGCAGCTTCTCCAGCGTCGAGGCACCCAGCGGCGACCTCGGGAACGGCACAGACGATGGCCTCTTCCAGAACTTCAGTGGCACGGGCGGGGGCTCCTTCCCGCCGGACACCGAGTCCAGTGGCATCTACGACTACTGGGACCTCTCGACGGTCGGCACCGCTCGCTCGACCAGTCAGGTCGACCTCTCGTCGTCGGACTGGACGACCAGCTACGACGATACCGCAAAGGCGACCTGGAGCTACAACCAGACCGACTCGCTGATGATCAGCCATCCGACGCCCGATTCGGTCCAGCAACGGGCGAGCTGGCTGGCCAACAGCGACTACGGCGGCACGATGATCTGGGCGCTGTCACACGACACCGTCGAGCACCACCTGCTCGGCGAGCTCAGCAACGGCCTGCTCTAA
- a CDS encoding PKD domain-containing protein yields MDLNRRSVLRKASALSALAVGASGFATAADCSSAPAWDETVLYSTGDQVQHPDGDGIDALWEAELDSRNAEPSRSSSYWNYVGDCDGSGGGSNSAPTASFTTSISNPEPGENVSFDGSGSSDSDGSISSYSWDFGDGSSGSGQSVSHSYSSSGDYTVTLTVTDDDGATDSASQTVSVSSGSSNSAPTASFTVSPSSPTMGESATFDAADSSDSDGSISSYSWDFGDGSTATGQSVTHSYSSTGDYTVTLTVTDDDGATDSNATTVTVQSSSSGGACDGVSEWQSDVAYSGGDQVTHDGSLWTAEWWTKGTEPAESENVWTLEGACDGDGGGGGGNESPTASFTSSPYAPAPDETVTFDAADSSDADGSISSYSWDFGDGSSGSGQSVTHSYGSTGDYTVTLTVTDDDGATATDSTTVSVETDSGGGSGTSTFAPYNHMTTQPGTSLVDHYNQASNDAFTLAFVLSDGNGNAAWDGAPDQLVGEFGLASEIQDYQDTGGEVIISFGGAVGTMIAQDTTDIAKIKSEYEKVMDTYGVTHLDFDIESVNQDAVDRRNQALAELQSERSDLNVSYTLRCRTTGLTSHGTYVVESARDHGVDLQYVNIMTMNYGWVEPSASTVKDSANGTHSDLQEIFSGISSDEAWSMLGVTPMIGENNSGGAHHLDDAQEVATFVQNKGIGLVSFWSIDRDNGSCSTGTVSATCSGVQQSDYEFSGIYNDVQ; encoded by the coding sequence ATGGATCTCAACAGACGCAGCGTTCTTCGCAAGGCATCGGCACTCTCCGCACTGGCGGTCGGCGCCAGCGGATTCGCAACAGCAGCGGACTGTAGCTCGGCCCCCGCGTGGGACGAGACGGTCCTGTACTCGACTGGCGACCAGGTGCAACACCCCGACGGCGACGGGATCGACGCGCTCTGGGAGGCCGAACTGGACTCCCGGAACGCGGAGCCGTCACGTTCCAGCTCGTACTGGAACTACGTCGGCGATTGCGACGGCAGCGGTGGCGGCAGTAACTCGGCGCCGACCGCGTCGTTCACGACGAGCATCTCGAATCCGGAACCCGGCGAGAACGTCAGCTTCGACGGCAGCGGGTCGTCGGACTCGGACGGGAGCATCTCGTCGTACTCCTGGGACTTCGGTGACGGCTCGAGTGGCTCCGGACAGAGCGTGAGCCACTCCTACAGCTCCAGCGGGGACTACACGGTCACGCTGACGGTCACGGACGACGACGGCGCGACCGACTCGGCGTCCCAGACCGTCTCGGTCTCGAGTGGCAGCTCGAACTCGGCACCGACGGCCTCGTTCACGGTGTCGCCGTCCTCACCGACGATGGGCGAGTCCGCGACGTTCGACGCGGCGGACTCCTCGGACTCGGACGGGAGCATCTCGTCGTACTCATGGGACTTCGGCGACGGCTCCACCGCGACCGGCCAGTCGGTCACGCACAGCTACTCGTCGACGGGCGACTACACGGTGACGCTCACCGTCACTGACGACGACGGAGCGACCGACTCCAACGCCACGACGGTGACCGTCCAGTCGAGTAGCAGCGGTGGCGCCTGTGACGGCGTCTCGGAGTGGCAGTCCGACGTCGCCTACTCCGGCGGCGATCAGGTGACCCACGACGGCTCCCTGTGGACCGCAGAGTGGTGGACGAAGGGCACCGAACCCGCCGAGAGCGAGAACGTCTGGACGCTCGAGGGCGCCTGCGACGGTGACGGCGGCGGGGGCGGCGGAAACGAGTCGCCGACGGCCTCCTTCACGTCCTCGCCGTACGCGCCAGCGCCGGACGAGACCGTCACGTTCGACGCGGCCGACTCTTCGGACGCCGACGGCTCGATATCCTCCTATTCGTGGGACTTCGGTGATGGTTCCTCGGGCTCCGGCCAGTCCGTCACCCACAGCTACGGATCGACGGGCGACTACACGGTCACGCTCACCGTCACGGACGACGACGGTGCGACTGCGACGGACTCGACCACCGTCTCCGTCGAGACGGACTCCGGCGGTGGCTCGGGCACCTCGACGTTCGCACCGTACAACCACATGACGACCCAGCCGGGGACGAGCCTCGTCGACCACTACAACCAGGCCAGCAACGACGCGTTCACCCTGGCGTTCGTCCTCTCGGACGGTAACGGCAACGCCGCGTGGGACGGCGCGCCCGACCAGCTCGTCGGCGAGTTCGGACTGGCTTCCGAGATCCAGGACTACCAGGACACCGGTGGCGAGGTGATCATCTCCTTCGGCGGCGCAGTCGGGACGATGATCGCCCAGGACACCACCGACATCGCGAAGATCAAATCGGAGTACGAGAAGGTGATGGACACCTACGGCGTCACGCACCTCGACTTCGACATCGAGTCGGTGAACCAGGACGCCGTCGATCGGCGGAACCAGGCGCTCGCCGAGTTGCAGTCCGAGCGCTCGGACCTGAATGTGTCCTACACGCTACGGTGTCGGACCACCGGACTCACCAGCCACGGCACCTACGTCGTCGAGAGCGCCCGCGACCACGGCGTGGACCTGCAGTACGTCAACATCATGACGATGAACTACGGGTGGGTCGAGCCCAGCGCGAGCACGGTCAAGGACTCCGCCAACGGCACCCACTCCGACCTGCAGGAGATCTTCTCGGGCATCTCCAGCGACGAGGCCTGGAGCATGCTCGGCGTGACGCCGATGATCGGCGAGAACAACTCCGGCGGGGCGCACCACCTCGACGACGCCCAGGAGGTCGCGACCTTCGTCCAGAACAAGGGCATCGGGCTCGTCTCCTTCTGGTCGATCGACCGCGACAACGGTAGTTGTTCGACCGGCACGGTCTCGGCGACCTGTAGCGGCGTCCAGCAGTCCGACTACGAGTTCTCCGGGATCTACAACGACGTGCAGTAG
- the rocF gene encoding arginase translates to MDRPVRILGVPTDYGANRRGVDMGPSAIRYAGLEAAVRRVADEVLDDGDMEVVRAESTDPDRAPMDGRAKFLAEIEDVADRLADRVAAACEAGTLPLVLGGDHSIAIGSMAGAARDADLGVLWFDAHGDFNTPSTTPSGNVHGMPLAAALGRDEFAEMEWAQAPGLAPERVAIVGVRNLDPPERQAIRDSPVTAFSMSDIDEHGIVDVVEAAIAAASDGADGLHVSLDLDWLDPKEAPGVGTPERGGVTYREAHAALEAVAAASTRTRSLEVVEVNPVLDQHNETAELACELVASALGERIL, encoded by the coding sequence ATGGACAGACCGGTCCGCATCCTGGGCGTGCCGACGGACTACGGCGCGAACCGCCGCGGCGTCGACATGGGCCCGTCCGCGATCCGCTATGCGGGGCTCGAAGCGGCGGTCCGGCGGGTCGCCGACGAGGTGCTAGACGACGGTGACATGGAGGTCGTTCGCGCGGAGAGCACCGATCCGGATCGCGCGCCGATGGATGGGCGGGCGAAGTTCCTCGCCGAGATCGAAGACGTCGCGGACCGACTGGCAGATCGCGTCGCTGCCGCCTGCGAGGCTGGCACGCTCCCGCTGGTCCTCGGCGGCGACCACTCGATCGCGATCGGATCGATGGCCGGCGCGGCCCGCGACGCGGACCTCGGCGTGCTCTGGTTCGACGCGCACGGCGACTTCAACACGCCGAGCACGACGCCATCGGGGAACGTCCACGGGATGCCCCTCGCGGCGGCGCTCGGCCGTGACGAGTTCGCGGAGATGGAGTGGGCCCAGGCGCCCGGTCTCGCCCCCGAGCGCGTCGCGATCGTCGGCGTCCGGAACCTCGATCCACCGGAACGGCAGGCAATCCGGGACTCGCCGGTCACGGCATTCTCGATGTCCGATATCGACGAGCACGGGATCGTCGACGTCGTCGAGGCCGCGATTGCGGCCGCCAGCGACGGCGCGGACGGCCTGCACGTCAGTCTCGACCTCGACTGGCTCGATCCAAAGGAGGCGCCGGGCGTCGGGACGCCCGAACGCGGCGGCGTGACCTACCGGGAGGCCCACGCGGCACTGGAGGCAGTCGCCGCGGCGTCGACGCGGACGCGGTCGCTGGAGGTGGTGGAGGTCAATCCCGTCCTCGATCAGCACAACGAGACGGCCGAACTGGCCTGCGAGCTGGTCGCGAGTGCGCTCGGCGAACGGATCCTGTAG
- a CDS encoding TIGR00296 family protein has translation MADAQTVDLTYEDGARAVELAREAVELYVRNGQREQPGSMRDAFYQRTGAFVRLESTRGRGSLRGCAGGYEASERLGHVIVDAAIEAASGDSAGSEVSPPELSNLTVSVCAVTNVLLTDDPLADLELGTHGVAVDGGAEHGWLYPTVPLEQRWTEEEYLQRTCRKAGLPPNAWQQEDVVVTLFEGEVFREREAEGSVEQL, from the coding sequence ATGGCAGACGCCCAGACCGTCGATCTCACGTACGAGGACGGGGCACGGGCAGTCGAGCTCGCACGGGAGGCAGTCGAGCTCTACGTCCGGAACGGCCAGCGGGAACAGCCCGGAAGCATGCGCGACGCCTTCTACCAGCGCACCGGCGCGTTCGTCCGGTTGGAATCGACGCGTGGCCGCGGAAGCCTCCGTGGCTGCGCCGGCGGCTACGAGGCCAGCGAACGTCTCGGCCACGTCATCGTCGACGCCGCCATCGAGGCGGCCTCCGGCGACTCCGCGGGCTCGGAAGTCTCCCCGCCCGAGCTTTCGAACCTCACCGTCTCGGTCTGTGCAGTCACGAACGTCCTGCTCACCGACGACCCGCTCGCCGACCTCGAACTCGGCACCCACGGCGTCGCCGTCGACGGCGGCGCGGAGCACGGCTGGCTCTACCCGACAGTTCCGCTCGAACAGCGCTGGACCGAGGAGGAGTACCTCCAGCGCACGTGCCGGAAGGCCGGTCTCCCGCCGAACGCCTGGCAGCAAGAGGACGTCGTCGTCACGCTCTTCGAGGGCGAAGTCTTCCGCGAGCGCGAAGCCGAAGGAAGCGTCGAACAGCTGTAA
- a CDS encoding flavodoxin domain-containing protein gives MASVLMLYGTSEGQTAAVAERMAGVVEATGHDVALLNAKHLPADFSLADYDAAMIGGSIHMGSQPEAIRRLVDEAVETLNAMPTAFFSVSLSAAGDEEGQADAEGLIHDFLDETGFEPDRTLSVAGALKYSEYGLLTKFMMKRIARKEGGDTDTSRDWEYTDWDSVEAFAAAFASSLA, from the coding sequence ATGGCGTCGGTCCTGATGCTCTACGGTACGAGCGAGGGACAGACCGCGGCCGTCGCCGAGCGAATGGCAGGGGTCGTCGAAGCGACCGGCCACGACGTCGCCCTGCTGAACGCGAAACACCTTCCTGCCGATTTCTCGCTCGCCGACTACGACGCCGCGATGATCGGCGGTTCGATCCACATGGGTAGCCAGCCGGAGGCGATCAGGCGACTCGTCGACGAGGCGGTCGAGACGCTGAACGCGATGCCGACGGCCTTCTTCTCGGTCAGCCTGAGCGCTGCAGGCGACGAGGAGGGCCAGGCCGATGCCGAGGGGCTGATCCACGACTTCCTCGACGAGACGGGGTTCGAGCCGGATCGGACGCTCAGCGTCGCCGGTGCGCTCAAGTACAGCGAGTACGGCCTCCTCACGAAGTTCATGATGAAACGAATCGCTCGGAAGGAGGGCGGCGACACCGACACCAGCCGCGACTGGGAGTACACCGACTGGGACTCCGTCGAGGCGTTCGCTGCCGCGTTCGCGAGTTCGCTGGCGTAG